From a single Flavobacterium sp. genomic region:
- a CDS encoding response regulator — MPNSELNRSIENILIVDDHPLTVEVHKGIISKALKEKKINYLTAINAEKAFNIITKINSNGENLKMVLFDISLPPYKEKNIESGEDLAVITRELFPNCKIIIISMHNDPLWVNRIIKAINPEGFLAKSDVDAKSLTEICSKIEADFFFYSESIKKSNKIMIQQNINWDEHDTKILQFLAEGYKTTQLTKLIPLSLSAIEKRKSNIKKQLIFETGYDKELIEIAKSKGLL; from the coding sequence ATGCCTAATAGTGAATTAAATAGAAGTATAGAAAACATCTTAATTGTCGATGATCATCCATTAACTGTAGAAGTGCACAAGGGAATTATATCAAAAGCATTAAAAGAAAAAAAAATAAATTATCTAACTGCAATTAATGCTGAAAAAGCATTCAATATCATAACTAAAATTAATTCAAATGGTGAAAACCTAAAAATGGTGCTTTTTGATATTAGTTTACCCCCATATAAAGAAAAAAATATTGAATCAGGGGAAGATTTAGCAGTTATAACTCGTGAACTATTTCCTAATTGTAAAATAATAATTATTTCAATGCACAATGATCCATTATGGGTTAATAGAATTATTAAAGCCATAAATCCAGAAGGTTTTTTAGCAAAATCAGATGTGGATGCAAAGTCATTAACTGAAATTTGTTCAAAAATTGAAGCTGATTTTTTCTTTTATAGCGAGTCGATAAAAAAATCAAACAAAATAATGATTCAACAAAATATTAATTGGGACGAACACGACACGAAAATTTTACAATTCTTAGCAGAAGGATATAAAACTACTCAGCTAACTAAATTAATTCCTTTATCATTAAGTGCAATTGAAAAAAGAAAATCCAATATCAAAAAACAATTGATTTTTGAAACAGGCTATGATAAAGAACTAATAGAAATAGCCAAAAGCAAAGGCCTTTTATAA
- a CDS encoding helix-turn-helix domain-containing protein → MAVQIITIEDLNEFRSLLLNDLKEIIQSKPQQTKQWLKSNEVRKLLNISPGTLQNLRINGTLSYTKIGGIMYYDNTDIDKLLNGNKVKSLPTLFK, encoded by the coding sequence ATGGCAGTACAAATCATTACCATCGAAGACTTAAACGAATTCAGAAGTCTCCTTTTGAACGATTTAAAAGAAATCATTCAATCCAAACCCCAACAAACAAAGCAGTGGCTCAAATCCAATGAAGTCCGCAAGCTGTTAAACATCTCCCCAGGAACCCTCCAAAACCTCCGCATCAACGGCACCCTATCCTACACCAAAATAGGTGGCATCATGTATTATGACAATACAGATATTGATAAGTTATTAAATGGAAACAAGGTAAAGTCCTTACCAACTCTTTTTAAGTAA
- a CDS encoding helix-turn-helix domain-containing protein: MKKIIAFFCVITNCVFLQANPLSDSIINNLCKSDYEYLKEKVGENKININFKKAWLLKAKKEGNLIEQINAYRQLMINEPNSKKKNYSDSIITVALKTNENNIIGSAFLNKGIVFYENKELVKALNYYLKAEDYLEKTKDLYTSNKTKYAIAQTKYYLGFYDEAIKIFNEVAVFFIEENDRAYLNTLHALGLCYQKINNFNKSKYYIDLGKNLSQEWNIKEMLKYFEHTQAINLYHQKKYNLCIEGLKKVIPKLNRENDFDNKTVAEFYIAKSYWQQKKYKDALPYLLKVDKTFLEKNYIRPDLRENYELLIKYYKQKEDTKLQLLYINRLLEVDELLNHNYKNLSQKIFKEYDAKKLINAKNEIENAMKWKNKVAYATSFFLLISTVVIISKHRRKSKYYKLKFDELMTSSNNSNSNSSKSLDVDLEINPEIVEMVLKNLEKFEKTKKYLEKDMTLSRIASYLKTNTKYASKIILKHRGKKTIDYINDLKIEQIIDLLKTENKYRNYTNKALADEVGFGSTQNFTRAFKNRTDISPTYFIEKLNELQ, from the coding sequence ATGAAAAAAATAATAGCTTTTTTTTGTGTAATAACTAATTGTGTCTTTCTACAAGCAAATCCTCTTTCAGACAGTATAATTAACAATTTGTGTAAAAGTGATTATGAATATTTAAAAGAAAAAGTCGGAGAAAACAAGATAAATATCAACTTCAAAAAAGCATGGCTTTTAAAAGCAAAAAAAGAAGGTAATTTAATAGAGCAAATTAATGCTTACAGGCAATTAATGATAAATGAGCCTAATAGTAAAAAGAAAAATTATTCGGATTCTATAATAACAGTTGCTCTAAAAACCAATGAAAACAATATTATCGGAAGTGCTTTTTTAAATAAAGGCATAGTTTTCTATGAAAATAAAGAATTGGTTAAAGCCTTAAACTATTATTTAAAAGCAGAGGATTATTTAGAAAAAACAAAAGATTTATATACTTCTAATAAAACGAAATACGCAATAGCACAAACTAAGTATTACTTAGGATTTTATGACGAAGCTATTAAAATTTTTAACGAAGTAGCTGTTTTCTTTATTGAAGAAAATGATAGAGCGTATCTAAATACACTACATGCTTTAGGATTGTGTTATCAAAAAATTAATAATTTTAATAAATCAAAATATTACATCGATTTAGGAAAAAATCTTAGTCAAGAATGGAATATAAAAGAAATGTTAAAATATTTTGAACATACTCAAGCTATTAACTTGTATCATCAAAAAAAATACAATTTGTGTATAGAAGGGTTAAAAAAAGTAATTCCTAAATTAAATAGAGAAAACGACTTTGATAATAAAACAGTTGCCGAATTTTACATTGCAAAAAGTTATTGGCAACAAAAGAAGTACAAAGATGCACTACCCTACTTACTAAAAGTAGATAAAACTTTCTTAGAAAAAAACTATATACGTCCTGATTTAAGAGAAAACTACGAGTTACTTATCAAATATTACAAACAAAAAGAAGATACTAAATTACAATTGCTTTATATCAACAGACTGCTTGAAGTAGACGAACTTTTAAACCACAATTATAAAAACCTTTCACAAAAGATTTTTAAAGAATATGACGCTAAAAAGTTAATTAATGCCAAAAACGAAATAGAAAACGCAATGAAATGGAAAAATAAAGTAGCATATGCAACTTCATTTTTTTTATTAATTAGTACCGTTGTTATAATAAGTAAGCATCGAAGAAAAAGTAAATATTACAAACTAAAATTCGATGAATTAATGACTTCTAGCAATAATAGCAATAGTAATAGTTCAAAATCATTAGATGTTGATTTAGAAATTAATCCTGAAATTGTGGAAATGGTTTTAAAAAATCTCGAGAAATTTGAAAAAACAAAAAAATACTTGGAAAAGGATATGACACTAAGTAGAATAGCTTCCTATTTAAAAACAAACACAAAGTATGCCTCAAAAATAATCTTAAAACACAGAGGTAAAAAGACAATCGATTATATCAATGATTTAAAAATTGAACAGATTATTGATTTACTAAAAACGGAAAATAAGTATAGAAATTATACAAACAAAGCCCTTGCAGATGAAGTAGGCTTCGGCTCAACACAAAATTTTACAAGAGCTTTCAAAAACAGAACCGACATCTCACCTACATATTTTATCGAAAAACTAAACGAATTGCAATAA
- a CDS encoding response regulator transcription factor has product MLHSYLIIDSTGLVLKQIESSQFVEDYLCLGVYSTYETALNGILEHKPQLLLFHFNDLISLQLLLDLHQYLKELPYVIALNENKTEAYSALKLGVSDYLLFPIIPTELYKSFLKFSKLNSRNSETKLCIKSNGDYHFISLDDIVYLKADNNTTDFYLQNGKKISGFKTMKFFENQLPFYFFRIHHSYVVNIHFVSRINLGKNVCYLLDNEYKIPFSRGYKENIDTIIRRIQ; this is encoded by the coding sequence GTGCTTCATTCATATTTAATAATTGATTCTACAGGTTTGGTTTTAAAACAAATTGAGTCTTCACAATTTGTAGAAGATTATTTATGTTTGGGAGTTTATAGTACATATGAAACAGCATTAAATGGAATTCTTGAACATAAACCACAACTACTATTATTTCATTTTAATGACTTAATAAGTTTACAACTCTTGCTTGATTTGCATCAATATTTAAAAGAATTACCCTATGTAATTGCACTCAATGAGAATAAGACTGAAGCTTATTCTGCTTTAAAATTAGGGGTGTCAGATTATTTGTTATTTCCAATAATTCCTACAGAATTGTATAAATCTTTTTTAAAATTTTCTAAATTAAATAGTAGAAATTCTGAAACTAAACTTTGTATTAAATCAAATGGAGATTATCACTTTATTTCATTGGATGATATTGTTTATTTGAAAGCGGATAATAATACAACCGATTTTTATTTACAAAATGGTAAAAAAATATCTGGATTTAAAACTATGAAATTTTTTGAGAATCAATTGCCTTTCTACTTTTTTAGAATTCATCATAGTTATGTTGTTAATATCCATTTCGTAAGCAGAATTAATTTAGGTAAAAATGTTTGTTACTTGCTAGACAATGAATATAAAATCCCTTTTTCGAGAGGATATAAAGAGAACATAGACACAATTATAAGACGAATTCAATAG
- a CDS encoding ATP-binding protein, with amino-acid sequence MKNTLFLILVVLFLNSCTNERSSFSSESIYSNEYNNFSNKKKAEYLDSLKTEIEFVKNDSLKIKLFFEVAAEYYYLNDFKNSYITSKKIYILSQKNKDSISIGRALYYMGDCFENFQKDSAYYYYKESEKVFRLLKDDERIAKALFNKAHLLFTTGNYIESEVEVIKALQKIKKTKKYELLYSCYYLQSCNHTELEEFDEALRYLKLAYINLEKIKNIDSNYLEYKSLVVVGICNIYDKKEEFDKSIALLKTLLTDDLKLNHSILYSNVLSNLGYSYMKSGNFTIAKQCFDESMDLLPKNSLDKNYLFRTIHLGEYYLLNKDTLKSMDYFRKALTLSKLIKSNNELLKTLNFLSLSDKRKSNFYKNEYVKVSDSIIKQQRLNRDKFARIEYETSKVEDENEILSTNNLLLILGLAISTVVFLTVIIVRSQVARKKELLLIKQKELANDELLSLIKEFQYGLIHAKEEEQSRISKELHDGVVNQIYAIRMVLDTLNDADDAITRDKRITYIKELHKVETEIRNLSHELYIDYSIYDSNYLFLLHSLVKSNTDLNGTVFNLSLSDIIDWNNYSSIVKINLYRILQELFLNVNKYAQASVCNLVIDETTDFLLVTVEDDGIGFDKNHTTDGIGLKNINERIKTIDAQISIETAVGKGVRVSIKIKRDL; translated from the coding sequence TTGAAAAACACTTTATTTTTAATTTTAGTAGTTCTTTTTTTAAATTCATGTACTAATGAAAGAAGTTCATTTAGTAGTGAATCAATATATTCTAATGAATATAATAATTTTTCAAATAAAAAGAAAGCAGAGTATTTAGATTCCTTAAAAACTGAAATTGAATTTGTAAAAAATGATTCTTTAAAAATTAAATTATTTTTCGAAGTTGCCGCTGAGTACTATTATTTAAATGATTTTAAGAACTCATATATTACAAGTAAAAAAATTTACATTCTTTCACAAAAAAATAAGGATTCGATAAGTATTGGTAGAGCTTTATATTATATGGGAGATTGTTTTGAGAATTTTCAAAAAGATAGTGCCTATTACTACTATAAGGAATCTGAGAAAGTCTTTAGATTACTAAAAGATGATGAAAGAATTGCAAAAGCACTTTTTAACAAAGCTCATTTACTATTTACAACTGGCAATTATATTGAAAGTGAAGTAGAGGTTATTAAAGCTTTACAAAAAATAAAGAAAACAAAAAAGTATGAGTTATTATATTCATGTTATTATTTACAATCTTGTAATCATACAGAACTAGAAGAATTTGATGAAGCTTTACGTTATTTGAAATTGGCATATATAAATTTAGAAAAGATTAAAAATATTGACTCTAATTATTTAGAATATAAATCACTCGTTGTTGTTGGTATTTGTAATATTTATGATAAAAAGGAAGAATTTGATAAATCTATTGCCTTATTGAAAACATTATTGACAGATGATTTAAAATTAAATCACTCTATTTTATATTCGAATGTGCTTAGTAATTTGGGATATTCTTATATGAAATCAGGTAATTTTACAATAGCTAAGCAATGTTTTGATGAATCTATGGATTTATTACCTAAAAATTCTTTAGACAAAAATTATCTTTTCAGAACAATACATTTAGGTGAATATTATCTTTTGAATAAAGACACTTTAAAATCAATGGATTATTTTAGAAAGGCACTTACTTTATCTAAGTTAATCAAATCTAATAATGAATTGTTAAAAACACTTAATTTTTTATCCCTATCTGATAAAAGAAAATCTAATTTTTACAAAAATGAATATGTAAAAGTTTCTGATAGTATTATTAAGCAGCAAAGGTTAAATCGAGATAAATTTGCTAGGATTGAGTATGAAACCAGTAAAGTTGAAGATGAAAATGAAATACTTTCTACCAATAATTTACTATTAATTTTAGGTTTGGCTATAAGTACAGTTGTATTTTTAACCGTAATTATTGTTAGAAGTCAAGTAGCTAGAAAAAAAGAATTGCTATTGATAAAGCAAAAAGAACTTGCCAATGATGAGCTTTTGAGTTTGATTAAAGAGTTTCAATACGGTTTAATTCATGCCAAAGAAGAAGAGCAAAGTAGAATCTCAAAAGAATTACACGATGGTGTTGTTAATCAAATTTATGCTATTCGAATGGTTCTAGATACTTTGAATGATGCTGATGATGCTATTACAAGAGATAAAAGAATTACTTATATTAAGGAACTCCATAAAGTTGAAACAGAGATAAGAAATCTTTCACATGAGTTATATATCGATTATTCAATTTATGATTCTAATTACTTGTTTTTACTTCATTCTTTAGTTAAAAGTAATACTGATTTAAATGGGACAGTTTTTAATCTTTCTCTATCAGATATAATCGATTGGAATAATTACTCTTCAATTGTTAAGATTAATCTCTATCGAATTTTACAGGAACTCTTTTTAAATGTGAACAAATATGCTCAAGCATCTGTTTGCAATTTGGTCATAGATGAGACAACTGATTTTCTACTTGTTACAGTTGAAGATGATGGAATTGGTTTTGATAAAAATCATACAACAGATGGAATTGGGTTAAAAAACATAAATGAGCGTATTAAAACAATCGATGCTCAAATTTCTATTGAAACAGCTGTTGGTAAAGGTGTACGAGTTTCGATTAAAATAAAGAGAGATTTATAA
- a CDS encoding transcriptional regulator: protein MNYIKHLTGFFEKVAIDRTLNPTHVSLYIALFQFWNCNRFKNPISINRDEVMRISKISSKATYHKCLKNLHSLGYINYQPSYNPFKGSHVILFNFSDDLKPLPKSERKPKNELLFEQVNEQALNKSCTSSETGTEQAVVPSINYINNTNLLNDKNISNLEEQAKKIEEINNSNLENETENEKEKKLREKKKSVSDSPTQIEINHKIGGKEKFENSDLSSRAQSRELNPTIEEVKIYFQENNFPEQEAQKFYNYFSSVGWLVGGKTPMINWQAAAQNWIINAPKFISNAEQPNKAKHLNTTTEKDYAEPL, encoded by the coding sequence ATGAACTACATCAAACACCTCACCGGCTTCTTCGAAAAAGTTGCCATAGACAGAACCCTTAACCCAACACATGTAAGCTTATACATCGCCTTATTCCAATTCTGGAACTGCAACCGTTTTAAAAACCCCATCAGCATCAATCGCGATGAGGTAATGCGGATAAGTAAAATAAGTTCCAAAGCCACCTATCACAAATGTCTAAAAAACTTACATAGTTTAGGCTACATCAATTACCAACCTTCCTACAACCCATTCAAAGGAAGCCACGTCATTTTATTCAACTTTTCCGATGATTTAAAACCGCTTCCAAAATCCGAAAGAAAACCAAAAAATGAACTTCTTTTTGAACAGGTTAATGAACAAGCTTTGAACAAGTCGTGTACTAGTAGTGAAACAGGTACTGAACAAGCAGTAGTACCTTCTATAAACTATATAAACAATACAAACCTTTTAAACGATAAAAACATTTCAAACTTGGAAGAGCAAGCAAAAAAAATTGAAGAAATAAATAACTCCAATTTAGAAAATGAAACCGAAAATGAGAAAGAAAAAAAGTTGCGCGAAAAAAAGAAATCCGTTTCGGATTCACCGACTCAAATTGAAATCAATCATAAAATTGGAGGTAAAGAGAAATTTGAGAATTCCGATTTGTCATCCCGAGCACAGTCGAGGGAACTCAATCCAACAATCGAAGAAGTCAAAATCTACTTCCAAGAAAACAACTTCCCAGAACAAGAAGCCCAAAAATTCTACAATTATTTCTCCAGTGTCGGTTGGCTTGTCGGTGGCAAAACACCAATGATCAATTGGCAAGCAGCAGCACAAAATTGGATAATCAATGCACCTAAATTCATTTCAAATGCAGAACAACCAAACAAAGCAAAACACCTCAACACCACAACCGAAAAAGACTATGCAGAACCTTTATAG